The Angustibacter sp. Root456 genome includes the window GCGCGCTCGCCTTCGCGGTGCTCTGCTTCTCCGGCGGCCTGCTGCTGATCCGGCGCATGACGAGGATCGAGTCGTGACCGGCGTCCTGGGCAGCCCCGTGCTCATGGCGCTGCTCGCGGCCGCGTGCGCGTGGACGGCGGTGCGCGGCTACGCCCGCTTGCGCAGCGACCCGCTCGACGGCCTGGAGGTCGAGGACCTCGCGCTCGTGCGCAGCCGCAAGCAGATCGAGCGCTCCGGTGGTCCGCTCGGGGCGCTCGGCCGCCGCCTGGCACCGGTGCTCGCCAGCGCGCTCGGCGCGCAGCGGCTCGAGCGCACGCGCAGCCGCATCCAGCAGGCCGGCAACCCCGACGGCCTGACCTTGCAGTCCTACCTCGAGCGCAAAGCCCGGCTGCTCGCCATCTTCGGCGCCGGAGCCCTCGTGCTCGTCCTGCGCGGCCAGTGGCTGCTCGCGCTGCTCGCCGTGGCCGGCGCGTGGGCGATTCCTGACCTCGCGCTGCGCTCGGCACGCAAGGCTCGCCAGAGCGCCATCGACCGCGACCTGCCCGACTTCCTGGACGTCCTCGCGGTCACGGTGAGCGCCGGCCTGTCGTTCCGGGCCGCGCTGGAGCGCGTCGCGGCCCGCTACGAGGGTCCGCTGTCGGAGGAGGTCACCCAGACCCTGCGGCAGATGGACGTCGGCGAGGCCCGACGCACCGCGTTCGAGCGGCTGCGCCGCCGCAACGACTCCGCGGCGCTCGACCAGTTCGTCGTCGCGCTGCTGCAGGCCGAGGAGCTGGGCACGCCCCTCACCGAGGCCCTCGACCAGATCGCCGTCGAGATGCGGCGCGCCACCGCGCAACGGGCCCGCCAGCAGGCCTCGCGCACCTCCCCGCGGGTCGCGCTCGTCGTCACGATGGTGATGGTGCCGGGTGCGTTGGTGCTGCTCGTGGTGTCGCTGCTGCTGTCGTCCGGCGTCGACCTGGGGAACCTCGGTGGCTGAGCACGAGGTCAGCGGCCCAGTGCGCGTGCTGATCCTGCTGCGGATCCTCACGCTCTACCCCGTCGTGCTCGCGTGGGGTCACCACGGGCCGAGCGTGCTGGAGCTGGCGCTGCTCACGCTGCTCGTGGCCGGTACCGCGCTGCTCGCGCTGCGGTGGGACGCCATCGCCCCGCACGTGCGCCGCCACCCGGGATGGGCCGCGCTCGACGTCGTCACGAGCCTCGTCGTGCTGGCCTACGCCGGGCTGCCGTCACCGTTCGTGGCCTACACCGTCACCTCGGCCGTGCTCGTCGGCTTCCTCGTCAACCACCTCGCGGCCACGCTGGTCTGCACGCTGCTGTGCGCGGGCACGCTGCTGATCGAGACGCTGGAGGCGCCGCACGGCGCCGTCCGCGCCAGCACCCTGGGGCTGCTCGCGGCCTACGTCCTGCTCACGCTCACCGGCGGGGCGTTCCGACAGATCCACGACCGGCTCGCCGACGCCCTGCACGCGGCGGTCGCCGCCGAGGGCGCTGCCGCCACCGCCAACGAGCGCACGCGCCTGGCGCGCGACCTGCACGACG containing:
- a CDS encoding type II secretion system F family protein — its product is MTGVLGSPVLMALLAAACAWTAVRGYARLRSDPLDGLEVEDLALVRSRKQIERSGGPLGALGRRLAPVLASALGAQRLERTRSRIQQAGNPDGLTLQSYLERKARLLAIFGAGALVLVLRGQWLLALLAVAGAWAIPDLALRSARKARQSAIDRDLPDFLDVLAVTVSAGLSFRAALERVAARYEGPLSEEVTQTLRQMDVGEARRTAFERLRRRNDSAALDQFVVALLQAEELGTPLTEALDQIAVEMRRATAQRARQQASRTSPRVALVVTMVMVPGALVLLVVSLLLSSGVDLGNLGG